One Nicotiana tabacum cultivar K326 chromosome 23, ASM71507v2, whole genome shotgun sequence genomic window, TTTGGGTTTTCGGCATATATTTGTAGAATGCCAAATGAGCAAGAGAAGTTTGTTGCCATTAGTGACCTGGAAGGATGGGGATATGCCAATAGCGATATTCGTGGATATTTAGCTGCTCTTTCAATATTGCAGGTTCGTTCCCCAGCATGTCACTCAAGACACAACTAACCAATATAATCATAATTTGGAACCTCATCTTTCTTTTTGTGTCAACTTCAGGACTGCTACCCTGAGAGGCTAGGCAAGCTATTTATAGTCCATGTCCCTTACATATTTATGACTGCATGGAAAGCTATTTACCCTTTTATCGAcagcaaaacaaagaaaaaggtaACTAATATCGCATGAAAGGTTATTGACCCTTTATCGACAGccaaaaaaaaaaggtgaaattAGTATCCTCTTGAAGATTTTATCAGTACTTTATAAAGAAATTCTATTTGATAACAAAAGCCCTATAtttcctttctttaaactttGAAGAAAGAAACTACCAAAGAACTCACAGGAGTTTCTGCTATCTTTCAAAAGTATCTTCATTTATCTGCATCATTCCCTTGAGTGGGTGACATTTGAATTGGTTCTTTTCACCTCCTTAATCCATATTTACCTTTTGTGGGTGGGGTTGCGGGTTATGGACTCAGATTCTAAAACTTAATGAACAGTTTTGTCTGAAAAGTCTTCTTTCTGGGACCAAGTCTGTTGGGAAACTATTATTGTAACTTATCTTAGTGTAAACATAATGCTAAAAGCATGGATAGACAGAGTGATATATGAGTCTGAtcctttttattgtttttcctctctttgaAACATTCATTTATGCAGATTATTTTTGTTGAAAACAAAAAATTGAGAGCAACTCTTCTACGAGACATTGATGATGACCAACTCGCTGACATATATGGTGGCAAATTACCATTAGTTCCTGTTCATGACTGCTAAATGCAATGCCAAACTGATCTTGCTTGTCCCTTCAGCTTGGGCATGACAAACTGCCATAGCAATGCCCTTATTCAGGAATCTATAATTGCAGTGGTTTAGTTATGACTTAATGCCCTAGGAGCCATTACAACCGCATATTCTCATTTCTAAATGATTCGTGGATTACTATATTGTATTTTTATCGTCTTTTAACTGATTCTCCTAATTAAATGCAAACTGTTCAGGAATGTTAGCCAAACTTCATGAGTAGAAACTGTTGTCTCCATCTGTTTTTGGTATGACCGAGAGGAAGCATAAATGATAAAATACCAAGCTCTAACCCAGCCACATTGAAAATTCGGGTAATAGGAAGCCACTTTCTCATAGACGTAGCTTTGCATTCCTTTAAAAAAGCTTCAGGGGACTAAACTCTGTGGAATAAACAAGCGTGTTCAGACTGTCCTTATTTAAGCTCCGAGTTAAGTTGGAGGCAGGTGTCTCAATCCCTTGTTTGATACAGCAGTGTTTGTTCAACTTGTGTGACGATATTTGCTTTTGATATGGTACTAGATACAGCCACTCACGGAGAGACTTGATTTCCAAATTTTAACACGCGGAAAAGGAGAATTGAAAAAGGGAAGGTAGTTGCAGAAGGTGCATCTAGCTTCAAGAAACTGCTTAGAGAGAGATCTCACGTAgtgcttttctttttaaaatttgcaCTTCAACGCAACCTGCTTAGTGCCCTCTTAGCAGCAACCTGCAGTCTGCACCAACTCCACCCGGTAAAGATATGCAGCATGTCATGGCTGCGCTTAATGTCCAGTTTGCACCGATGAATACCCTCATAGAGAACAACTCACATACCAGAGAGGCAGAGACTAACTACAGTGCACCAAAGAAGACCTCTCCAGAAGAAAAATTATTCATAAATCACAAACAGGACTCATGCCAAgagaattaataaaaaataaaaatagaaaacaaattgCCAGCAAATCTGGAAAATGCTTAGCAAGCAGCCAGCAAAATTATTCGCACAAAAATCCATgatctacccagaactggtgggCAAgtacaaatccaaaatcataactCACAAAGTTAAACATAAGGAATTAAAGAAATGTGTATATGGTTTTAGTCAAGTTCATATTTTGGTTCCAGCAGCTACAATTTCCCACAAGTACAGCCTTTTTACCTACTTAACCAATAAGTAACTTGTTCTCCTCCAGGAAACTATAAGTAGGCACCTCCAGATTATATGGTGCAGGTCCCTTGCGGATCCTACCAGAGATGTCATAATGGGAGCCGTGGCAAGggcaaaaccaaccaccaaaatCACCAGCATTTGGCAAAGGAATGCACCCAAGATGGGTGCATACCCCAATAACCACAAGCCATTCTGGATTCTTAACCCTCTCTGCATCTTGTTGTGGATCGCGAAGGGAGCCAAGATCAACACTGTTTGCCAAACTGATGTCGTCCTCAGTTCGGCGCCTGATGAAAACAGGTTTGCCACGCCACTTCACAGTAACAGTTGTACCAGGTTCAATGCTGGAAAGATCCACTTCAAGTGAAGCAAGGGCAAGAACATCCTTACTGGCAGACATGCTCAAAACAAACTTAAGAATCAGGAGACGCATCAATGAGGCGTAGACAAACCTGCCTCCTGTCAAGACAAAGTAGGCAAATGCACGTTTGCTTGGATCACCAGGCGGATAACGCTCATGGTTGTGCTCGTCATAAACAATTTTTGATGTGGGATTCTTAATAGCAGCCACTGTGGGTGGAAGATCTGGGACTAAACCCATATCATGTGCAGGAGAAACTGAATTAGATGAAAACCCTGAAATAATTGAAAAGCTGTTAGAAGTAACAGATGCCGAACACCAGCAAATTCCAGAATTTATCATGGATAAAGCCAAATCAAAAAAATGACATCAAGCCAACATCAGACGGAAAAAAAAAAAGCCTGATCGTTCAGACACTAAAGGCTAACTATCTCAGCCAACTAGTTCCCATCCATGGATTTGGAATGTTTGCATGTAATTAAAACAAATGACATGAAAAAATTCTTCCAATAACCTTACCAGGCGCTATTATTCACAAGATCTGATCAGACTTAGGGCAACGGACAATTTGTAACTCGTCAACCCCACCCCAAAAGACCAACATTTAAGATGAGATGCTTGTTGTTGCAGTGGTAGAAGGATTAGAACTCAGTTTTCCCTCGttcataaatatttttttaacattTCGAAGCAGGAGTTATAGTTAACTTTAGGCGTACATGAGCTAATAAATTGTACAATTGAAACTGCAAAGCAGTTGAAGTTTGCCAATATAAATTCATCCGGTAAGATAAACTAGAAGTGTTTCGTTAGAGAACTCAAATTATAGAAACTTTGCCTCCACCTTAAGTCTATGGTGAGGTCTAGAATAGTTCAACCAATAAGTACAGCCCAAAGTAAACAAGCACAGAAATGATTGCAGAAAACACAAAGAAACAAGCACACTGCTATCCTCGTAAGAGACTAATAACTATAACTGCAGTGGCTAGTTAAGAATGATACAATAAATAGCTAGAGCAAGTGTGACCTAGCTGTCAATGAAACTGGAATTGGATATGGAAGACCAGGGAGCAAAAATTCTAGGTGATTTCTTCCATCAGTCTAAGCCTTAACGGACAGAATTACTCAACATTTTGCGATGGTATGAGATAGCAGATACTCCATTAAAATTTAAATAGCTGAGGTGCATCCAAGTTGGCCTGGGCACACTGCTATCCCgtgaaaaagaaaaacgaaagagCGACACAGTTAGCATTAATGAGAGATCCCAGTGAAACtaaatgaaaacataaaatgAACCAGACAGACGTGCCTTATGGATGTTGCAAGATCAAACACAAATCAAATAAGACTACAGTGGGACCAAATATACCACCGGTACATAGAAAGTGGGATCCCACTTGCGGCTACCGTAACATAAAAGTCGCAAAATATACCATGTGGAAAGTGGAACATAAAAATTGCATTAGAACTAAGCTATAATTTCCTTATAGAAGAAATTAGCTACAAATTTCAAAGATTGAACCTTTCGCGAGAAAACCTAAGACCGACGCATAATTAGAATTAGCAATTATCGTATTTTAGGATGAGACAAAATCattgaattaaaagaaaataaagagggAAACAGACCTCTGGTATGGTGGAGAAACACAGAAGCGAGAGAAGGAGAAATGGATCTGGGGGAAGAGGAATCGTCATCAGAACTGAAATGATTTGCAGAGATGAAAGCGGATGAAGATGGAGCGGCGGAGCGCACGGGCCATCGCGATAGAGACGAAGCCCTCCTCCCAGCTATCCTCAGcatcttctcttctcttctcttctcttctctttggGTGAGCTCGTTATCAGCCTAGGGTTTCGCTTCGTAACTGCGACAGAGAGCGGTGATGATTTTTGAGACCCGGGGCAAGATTAACAACTTTCCCTTTTCTATTTTCCACTCTCATCCTAAAAGGTTGGCGACCCGGTCACACTACTtttctcctttttgtttttctccttttttttaaataatttttttgttttttactttATATCAAAATTAAATCGAAAAAGGCCAAAATTACCATTAAACTATCGAAAATAGAGCAGTTTTACcctctttatttttttataccAAATAGGTCCTTGCCATAAAAAAAAAGGGATCATTTTGCCCTAAAAACTAATTGATATCCAGTTGAGCGTTTAGATCAATTTAAATAGGGAAAAGGGCCAAATTTGCCCCTCTAATTTCTAAAATGGTATATATTTAACCTCCGTTATACTTTGGGGACAAAAACATCTTTACCGTTAGCAAAGTTATTAAAAATACCCCTATCTTTAACAGAACTCCAGCTGGGACggaaaaaaaacttaaaaacatATTTTTGCCGACATGGCTACTTATGTGGCcatacattttatttttatttaatatagTACTTGTCTTCTTCCCCAAATTTGGCTTCCTCCATGGCTGGGCCTCAAGCTTCTTCTACAACAATTTTAGAGAGAATCTTTTCAAGTACGTTTTCTCTTTTCAAGTACGTCTGCTGCGTTCACAACGAACAAAATCAGGCATCAAATTACaaattaaaaatatcaaatacacaACTCAGTTCGCTTCAGGTTTTGAGAGATTtacatatattttaaaaaataaaataaacaagtttCTATCCTGCCAAttatcctctctctctctctctctctctctctctctctctcccctaCAGCCTCACCAATTTGAAATGCAGCGGTAGAAATCAATGCTCTCGTTCCTCAAGAGACCTTTGTCGTAGGACTAAAGCTCCGACAGTAAGACACTCAATGGCCAAAAATTTCCAAATCAAAATATTGTTACCAAAAATACTCTGATTTCTTCCACCATAGAGCTTAAGGAGGAGATTTTGGGAATTGAAACTCTTCCTGAGAAGGTGCCACGTCAGATTTTCTCATTCAACAATGGCAATGATGAAAGTAAGTCTTCTATTTTCTCTTCTATTAAGCACAAGTTTATCAGTAAGGAAAATCGCAGTTCACCGGTATCTATGTTTTTCGACATttatttttattgcattttattgCTTACAAATTTTATTGTCCTAAATCTCTGCTTTATCAAGTTTCTTTTTTCTCTGAAATTGTTGTAGAAGAAGCTTGAGGCCCAGTCATGGAGGAAGTCGAATTTGGGGAAGAAGACAAGtgatatattaaataaaaataaaatatatggcCACGTAAGTAGCCATGTcagcaaaaatatatttttaagttttgTTTCCGTCCTAGCTGGAATTCTGTTTAAAGATAGGGGTATTTTTAATAACTTTGCTAATGGTAGGGATATTTTTATCCCCAAAGTATAACAGAGGTTAAATGTAGACTATTTTAGAAAGTAGAAGGACAAATTTGGCCCTTGTCCcatttaaatataatatacatactGACGTGGCTGTCCAATATGGCAAAAGagccctcctcctcctcctccttcttctttaaaGAACcctacaacaataacaacaacaacaacccagtgtaatcccacaagtggggtctagggagggtaggaTGTGcgcaaccttacccctactctggaAGGGCAGAAagactgtttctgatagaccctcggctaaagaagatGGAAGAAGCCCTGCTAGCAAGTAATAGTAAGacaatatatttagaaaactaaATTGAAGATagcaataaagaatatgaaagaggTACCGATAGCAAGTAATAGCAAGACAAtatattttaaaaactaaattcaaGATAATAATAGAGAATATGGAAGAAGTATTGCTAGCAAACTAAGGAAGTACTGATGGCAAGTAGTAACAGAACAAGAAATGCAATAATTAAGAACCCTAATATCTTATATTTATGAACTAGTTCATAAAAAGGCTCTCACTCCCATTAATTTAGTGTCAATGACACGAGTTAattttttaatcaaaaaataaaaatacccaATTCCAGCTTCTGATATTTTTCTGGATCTTTGtactatttttatttaaaatttaaatgttAATTTCAGGAAAAAGTCATCATTAACGTTGACAACCTGATTTGGATTAAGAGAAAATTAaccaataatttaatttttcttagtaagttattgttacgacccaaaaacTACCTAGTAGTggtgacacctaacccaaccatTTAGGTAAACCAAAAAACAGTCAACACAACTCTAATGAaataataagcaagaaataattaGAATTTTCATACAATAATCGAAGGATTGGtaatacaagtcatgagccactaagacttagatttacaaagctggtatgaaaataaatacaacatccgTTTAGAACACACATAAACAGAATACAAATCTAAAACAACCAAGAACAAGTGGTAGATATATCCTAaaagcaggtacatcttcagtgTCAGCTCCCATCATCCACAACATCTCAGCTCCAAGATTTGTATGCAAGGtgcacaagtgtagtatgagtacaaccgacctcatgtactcagcaagtatcataactaacctcggcgaggtaatatAAGCaataattataaatgatactcgctaatcaCATGTACAATTCATAATTCcaacaagtacagaacaataatatgatcaagtcatGAATCACAGATTAAACCACTTGGTGCACACAATAACTCAACGTACTCTGCTCAATCAATAATCCAGCATATAAAGAGGATATAcaaataaatcaggtaaacaaccaaggaaaattgcaagtaaagatgaaatgcaatgaccAAATCAAACACTGGCCAGATTTTCCTCAAAACACAATAAACGAACCAAACCACTGATAAACTTTTCCCAAAGTCCACAGTAACCAGATGCCCGTCGATTTCTTACAATccacgtgtacaccatcaagaaggcacataagagggtgaccctagggggatggatccatattcacatgctgcacgaacaactcatgtgctaataatatcaatcgcatggacaactcacgtgctgtacggataactcacgtatcaataataacaatatctcggatccgcatggataactcacgtgttgcatggtcaactcacgtgctaataatatcaaccacATGGATAACTCAtatgctgcacggacaattcacgtgccaatatcataatCTATCCAGTGTGGtgacatgctcaatatcacaatccactcggtgtggtcacatgctcaatatcacggTCCGCCCGTCATGGTCACATGC contains:
- the LOC107804709 gene encoding cytochrome b-c1 complex subunit Rieske-1, mitochondrial; its protein translation is MLRIAGRRASSLSRWPVRSAAPSSSAFISANHFSSDDDSSSPRSISPSLASVFLHHTRGFSSNSVSPAHDMGLVPDLPPTVAAIKNPTSKIVYDEHNHERYPPGDPSKRAFAYFVLTGGRFVYASLMRLLILKFVLSMSASKDVLALASLEVDLSSIEPGTTVTVKWRGKPVFIRRRTEDDISLANSVDLGSLRDPQQDAERVKNPEWLVVIGVCTHLGCIPLPNAGDFGGWFCPCHGSHYDISGRIRKGPAPYNLEVPTYSFLEENKLLIG